One genomic window of Arcobacter lacus includes the following:
- a CDS encoding leucine-rich repeat domain-containing protein, whose amino-acid sequence GTGITALPDNLSVGGNLYLSGTGITALPDNLSVGGYLDLEGTGITTLPDNLSVGGSLDLRGTGITNYPLVHNCGVERRTIYLDYNDKNIICLGCFRGTQDQAIQAISEKYKYNHDERDKYIQNVKNCFDLWEEIKGAKDEN is encoded by the coding sequence GGAACTGGAATAACTGCTTTACCTGATAATTTATCTGTTGGTGGAAATTTATACCTTAGTGGAACTGGAATAACTGCTTTACCTGATAATTTATCTGTTGGTGGATATTTAGACCTTGAGGGAACTGGAATAACTACTTTACCTGATAATTTATCTGTTGGTGGAAGTTTAGACCTTAGAGGAACTGGAATAACTAACTATCCTTTAGTACATAATTGTGGTGTAGAAAGAAGAACTATTTATTTAGATTATAACGATAAAAATATTATTTGTTTAGGTTGTTTTAGAGGCACACAAGACCAAGCAATACAAGCAATAAGTGAAAAATATAAATACAACCATGATGAAAGAGATAAGTACATTCAAAATGTAAAAAATTGTTTTGATTTATGGGAAGAAATAAAAGGAGCAAAAGATGAAAATTAG